One window of the Leptospira ryugenii genome contains the following:
- the sucD gene encoding succinate--CoA ligase subunit alpha: MAVLVDANTRVVVQGITGKEGSFHATQMLEYGTKVVAGVTPGKGGQTWTSESGKTAPVRNTVKDAMKEDGANASLIFVPPPFAADAILESIFAEIPLIICITEGIPTHDMLKVYSVLRNSKSRLVGPNCPGVISPKYKVKMGIMPAFIHAEGNIGIVSRSGTLTYESVASLTAAGLGQSTCIGIGGDPVPGMNHTEAVRLLNEDPETQGIVMIGEIGGTSEEEAAAYIKAHCKKPVVGFIAGQTAPPGKRMGHAGAIISGGMGTATSKIAAMKDAGIGICAHIGEVGEKMKALVKK; encoded by the coding sequence ATGGCAGTATTAGTTGATGCAAATACACGCGTTGTAGTGCAAGGGATTACCGGTAAAGAAGGTTCCTTCCATGCAACGCAAATGTTAGAATACGGAACAAAGGTCGTTGCAGGAGTGACTCCAGGCAAAGGTGGCCAAACTTGGACATCTGAATCTGGAAAGACTGCTCCCGTTCGCAATACAGTAAAAGATGCAATGAAGGAAGATGGGGCGAATGCCTCCTTGATTTTCGTACCACCTCCATTCGCAGCCGATGCCATTTTGGAGAGTATTTTCGCAGAAATCCCTCTCATCATCTGTATTACGGAAGGCATCCCAACTCATGACATGCTGAAGGTATATAGCGTCCTCCGCAATTCCAAGTCCCGCTTGGTCGGCCCTAACTGCCCAGGTGTCATCAGTCCTAAGTACAAAGTAAAAATGGGGATCATGCCAGCGTTTATCCATGCAGAAGGAAACATAGGCATTGTTTCCCGCTCTGGAACCCTCACTTACGAATCTGTTGCGTCCTTGACTGCAGCAGGACTCGGACAGTCGACTTGTATCGGTATCGGTGGAGACCCAGTACCGGGTATGAACCATACTGAGGCAGTGCGACTCTTGAATGAAGACCCAGAAACACAAGGCATTGTCATGATCGGAGAAATTGGTGGTACATCGGAAGAGGAAGCGGCCGCCTATATCAAAGCTCATTGCAAAAAGCCTGTCGTCGGGTTCATTGCAGGCCAAACAGCCCCTCCAGGCAAAAGGATGGGACATGCTGGTGCGATCATCTCCGGTGGTATGGGAACGGCAACATCCAAAATTGCCGCAATGAAAGATGCTGGCATTGGAATCTGCGCTCACATTGGTGAGGTGGGTGAAAAAATGAAAGCTCTGGTAAAAAAATAG
- a CDS encoding lysophospholipid acyltransferase family protein, with protein sequence MNPIKHATVPYNVLIRFVQASGALFFSDVEEHYLHESESLISPYPTAIIGNHVSEIDIPSLAIVYRKLNPKIKMTIPAREDIMRKDFLTKEFRTKGLTKLLLKGIDKSGMIPFLLAYIGCMPIKRPFRDNSRELIKKGELRETVDSEWNTLVTNIDLGRNLFMFPEGTYSQDGFLNQIKRGVFYLKSKVPTIHFNYFNLTYDTLSFKKSKLHITYGLPFQIREEESPDAVAKLVEDKLGKAFVLTLGNILSYTLLKFEEGTVIPLENLRKQIATLRDRILENHPELKMGSELKKFSDLTFLKTALQKIEKAKLIQQVEGKIKILGNLTAVPKSLHQLKKHNVVLYHKNQLRMHLNKLDALFPAM encoded by the coding sequence ATGAATCCAATTAAACATGCAACCGTACCTTACAATGTATTGATTCGTTTTGTCCAAGCATCAGGCGCTTTGTTTTTTTCTGATGTGGAAGAACATTATTTGCATGAGAGCGAAAGCCTCATCTCTCCTTATCCAACTGCCATCATAGGAAATCATGTTTCCGAAATCGATATCCCTTCCCTTGCCATTGTGTACAGAAAGTTAAACCCAAAAATCAAAATGACGATTCCTGCTCGTGAAGATATCATGAGAAAGGATTTTTTGACAAAAGAATTTCGGACAAAAGGACTGACAAAACTATTGCTGAAAGGGATCGATAAATCAGGTATGATCCCTTTTCTATTGGCTTATATCGGCTGTATGCCCATCAAACGTCCGTTCCGTGACAATAGCCGTGAACTCATTAAAAAAGGCGAGTTAAGGGAAACAGTTGACTCCGAATGGAACACTTTGGTCACCAATATTGACCTGGGGAGAAATCTATTCATGTTTCCAGAAGGAACATACAGCCAAGATGGATTTTTAAACCAAATCAAACGCGGTGTTTTTTATTTAAAATCAAAAGTTCCCACGATTCATTTCAATTATTTTAATCTTACCTATGATACTTTGAGTTTTAAAAAATCCAAATTACACATTACTTATGGACTTCCCTTCCAAATCCGTGAAGAGGAAAGCCCCGATGCCGTTGCCAAACTTGTAGAAGACAAATTGGGAAAGGCATTTGTTTTGACCTTGGGAAATATTTTATCTTATACCTTGTTGAAATTTGAAGAAGGGACTGTGATCCCTTTAGAAAATCTGAGGAAACAAATTGCTACTTTACGCGATCGAATCCTAGAAAACCATCCAGAATTGAAAATGGGTTCCGAATTGAAAAAATTCAGCGATCTTACCTTCTTAAAGACTGCCTTACAAAAAATAGAAAAGGCAAAACTCATCCAACAAGTAGAAGGAAAGATCAAGATTTTGGGAAACCTAACAGCGGTTCCCAAATCACTCCACCAGCTGAAAAAACACAATGTTGTTCTTTACCACAAAAACCAACTTAGAATGCATCTAAACAAATTAGATGCACTTTTTCCAGCAATGTAA
- a CDS encoding FmdB family zinc ribbon protein, with amino-acid sequence MPTYDYSCKTCGKQFEHVQSMKEDALTECLCGNKGTVERMITGTAGIIFKGTGFYVTDYKKDNTKPSSTEPSAPASSPTNGD; translated from the coding sequence ATGCCAACCTATGATTATTCATGTAAAACCTGTGGAAAACAGTTTGAACACGTACAATCCATGAAAGAGGATGCTCTGACTGAATGCCTTTGCGGAAACAAAGGTACTGTGGAGCGCATGATCACTGGAACTGCAGGCATCATCTTTAAAGGAACTGGTTTTTACGTGACTGATTACAAAAAAGACAATACAAAGCCAAGTTCAACGGAACCAAGTGCACCCGCTTCTTCCCCAACTAATGGAGATTAA
- a CDS encoding LpxI family protein — translation MGKLGIIAGGGELPHVGMQEALLAGEDPVFLAIKESDFEPRQYSDRTIPVHITQIGKILKTIQKEKIDHILMLGKVRKDLLFQGLKFDLKALSILAKTINRNDYPIFLAIADEFESMGVKVISQKKYLSSLLLGEGRYTPKKFSSQELKDISFGMEYAEKMADLDIGQMVVVCDESVIAVEAVEGTDATIRRGGEYTKKNGSAVVCKSAKSKQDERFDLPTIGIHTLQVMKESQCRTLCIKEGETLVVNPKEVISFATAHKINFVVLGPSGVKKLNGSQKKIP, via the coding sequence ATGGGTAAATTAGGGATCATTGCCGGTGGAGGGGAACTACCTCATGTTGGGATGCAGGAAGCACTTCTTGCCGGCGAGGATCCTGTCTTTCTCGCGATCAAAGAATCAGATTTTGAGCCTCGTCAGTATTCCGATCGAACTATCCCCGTCCATATCACCCAAATCGGAAAAATCCTAAAAACGATCCAAAAAGAAAAAATTGATCACATTTTGATGTTAGGAAAGGTGAGAAAAGACTTACTTTTCCAAGGTTTAAAATTTGATCTAAAGGCCCTTTCCATTTTGGCAAAAACCATCAACCGAAATGATTATCCGATTTTTTTAGCCATAGCTGACGAATTTGAAAGTATGGGTGTGAAAGTCATATCTCAAAAAAAATACCTTAGTTCCCTTCTATTGGGAGAAGGCAGGTACACTCCCAAAAAATTTTCGAGCCAAGAATTAAAAGATATCTCCTTCGGTATGGAATACGCAGAAAAAATGGCTGATCTAGACATAGGGCAAATGGTAGTCGTCTGTGATGAAAGTGTAATAGCTGTCGAAGCTGTTGAAGGAACAGATGCCACAATCCGACGTGGTGGCGAGTATACAAAAAAGAACGGCTCAGCGGTTGTCTGCAAATCTGCAAAATCAAAACAAGATGAACGTTTTGATCTCCCAACAATTGGGATACACACTTTACAAGTAATGAAAGAAAGCCAATGTCGTACATTGTGTATCAAAGAAGGTGAAACACTAGTTGTAAATCCAAAGGAAGTGATTTCCTTTGCAACTGCACATAAAATCAATTTTGTCGTCTTAGGACCCAGTGGAGTAAAAAAACTGAATGGTAGCCAAAAAAAAATCCCTTAA
- the sucC gene encoding ADP-forming succinate--CoA ligase subunit beta produces MKVHEYQAKEILRRHNANVPFGKIVESANEWEKAYNEVVQKSPVVVVKAQIHAGGRGKGGGVKVTKTKEDAKAAIDKILGMQLVTPQTGPEGKKVLKVYLEQGLEIAKEYYLSILLDRSLRKTIIMASTEGGMDIEEVAHSTPEKIIKIPVDPGIGIQAAQIRELAFALQIPAEAQKSFFNLVSAIYTAYIKEDAALLEINPLILTKQNEIIAGDCKLDLDENAMFRHADNLALRDITEEDPYEVKAKEFDLNYVKLDGNIGCMVNGAGLAMATMDIVKLAGAEPANFLDVGGGANPVTVENGFRLILSDPNVKGIFVNIFGGIVRCDRVANGVIEAAKKVNIHVPVVVRLKGTNAEEGKRILNESGLNIVGVEGLRDAADKIVSLIKK; encoded by the coding sequence ATGAAAGTCCACGAATACCAGGCCAAAGAAATCCTACGTAGACACAATGCCAATGTCCCCTTCGGAAAGATTGTAGAATCTGCCAATGAATGGGAAAAAGCATACAATGAAGTCGTTCAAAAGTCTCCCGTTGTTGTTGTGAAAGCCCAAATCCATGCCGGTGGGCGTGGAAAGGGTGGCGGAGTCAAAGTTACGAAAACCAAAGAAGATGCAAAAGCTGCTATCGATAAGATCCTCGGCATGCAACTCGTGACTCCACAAACTGGACCAGAAGGCAAAAAAGTTCTGAAGGTTTATTTGGAGCAAGGTTTAGAAATTGCGAAAGAGTACTACCTATCCATTCTACTCGACAGGTCTCTTAGAAAGACCATCATCATGGCCTCTACCGAAGGTGGTATGGACATCGAAGAGGTGGCCCACTCAACTCCTGAAAAGATCATCAAAATACCTGTAGACCCAGGCATCGGAATCCAAGCAGCTCAGATTAGAGAGCTTGCCTTTGCATTGCAAATTCCAGCTGAAGCACAGAAATCTTTCTTCAACCTTGTCAGTGCAATTTACACAGCCTATATCAAAGAAGATGCTGCTCTCTTAGAAATCAACCCTTTGATCCTTACCAAACAAAACGAGATCATTGCTGGTGACTGTAAATTAGATCTGGATGAGAATGCAATGTTCCGTCATGCGGACAATCTTGCGCTGAGAGATATCACAGAAGAAGACCCCTACGAAGTAAAAGCCAAAGAATTTGACCTCAACTATGTAAAGTTAGATGGTAACATAGGATGTATGGTCAATGGTGCTGGTCTTGCCATGGCTACCATGGATATCGTAAAATTAGCAGGTGCTGAGCCAGCAAACTTCTTAGATGTCGGCGGTGGAGCAAATCCAGTCACAGTCGAGAATGGCTTTCGCCTTATCCTCTCTGACCCCAATGTAAAAGGTATCTTTGTAAATATCTTTGGTGGGATCGTACGTTGTGACCGAGTTGCCAATGGGGTGATTGAAGCCGCCAAAAAGGTAAACATCCATGTCCCTGTGGTGGTTCGATTAAAAGGAACCAATGCAGAAGAAGGAAAACGAATCCTAAACGAATCAGGATTGAACATCGTAGGAGTAGAAGGACTCCGTGATGCGGCAGACAAGATTGTCTCCCTCATCAAAAAATAA
- the purU gene encoding formyltetrahydrofolate deformylase, which yields MLPSPNQVLLIRTHDKPGLIHTVTGALLAEKANILANHEFVDPIEGMFFMRTEFSGPNQKQSLLATLGKLLPGSHMELRTLERPKIVIFATKEGHCLGDILLRQRFGELDVSIEAVVANHPDLGSLVQDFHIPFFHIPTQENQREEQESQVLKTLSHLPFDYLVLAKYMRILSPKFVETFPLRIINIHHSFLPAFIGANPYAQAYERGVKLIGATAHFVTESLDEGPILAQDVIAVDHTFTKEKLMLNGKDIEKVVLARALRIVFEHRVIVWKNKTIIFG from the coding sequence ATGCTGCCATCCCCAAACCAAGTCCTTCTCATCCGAACACATGACAAACCTGGGCTAATCCATACGGTGACCGGAGCCCTTCTCGCCGAAAAAGCAAACATTCTAGCGAACCATGAGTTTGTAGACCCTATCGAGGGGATGTTCTTCATGAGGACGGAATTTTCAGGCCCAAACCAAAAACAATCCCTTCTAGCCACCTTGGGGAAACTTCTGCCAGGCTCTCATATGGAATTACGCACATTAGAAAGACCAAAGATCGTTATTTTTGCCACAAAGGAAGGCCATTGCCTAGGGGACATATTGCTCCGCCAGCGATTTGGGGAATTGGACGTATCGATCGAAGCAGTGGTCGCCAACCACCCGGATTTGGGCTCTCTCGTTCAGGACTTCCACATTCCCTTCTTCCATATCCCGACCCAGGAAAACCAGAGAGAGGAACAAGAGAGCCAGGTTCTGAAAACTCTGTCCCATCTGCCATTTGACTATTTGGTCTTAGCCAAATACATGCGGATCTTAAGCCCAAAATTTGTGGAGACATTTCCTTTACGGATCATCAATATCCACCACTCCTTCCTACCTGCCTTCATTGGCGCCAATCCGTACGCACAGGCTTATGAAAGAGGTGTAAAACTCATAGGTGCCACGGCACATTTTGTCACCGAGTCTTTAGATGAGGGCCCCATCCTTGCGCAAGATGTGATTGCCGTCGATCACACCTTCACCAAAGAAAAACTTATGTTAAACGGAAAGGATATTGAGAAAGTCGTGTTAGCCCGAGCATTGCGTATCGTTTTTGAACATAGGGTCATCGTCTGGAAGAATAAAACAATAATATTTGGTTAA
- a CDS encoding oxidoreductase → MNSFPHLLSPLDLGFTTLKNRTLMGSMHTGLEEAENGYDRMAAFYGERAKGDCALIVTGGIAPSEAGRVAKGGSVMDTMEEALHHRVVTKAVHEAGGKIAMQILHTGRYGYHDKIVAPSPLRAPINMFKPHPLTEEEIMRTIEEFATCASLAREAGYDGVEVMGSEGYLINQFIAKRTNQREDDWGGSFENRIRFPLEILKAVRKKVGNDFIIIYRLSMLDLVEEGGNIDEVVYLAKEVEKAGASIINTGIGWHEARIPTIAMMVPRAAFTWVTAKVKGHVKIPLITSNRINTPELAEEILARGDADLVSMARPFLADPMFVKKAKEGKSEEINTCIACNQACLDHIFVGKTASCLVNPRACHETEIVIRPAEKKKKIAVVGAGPGGMSCATTLAERGHEVDLYDASSELGGQLNIARRIPGKEEFNETIRYFRNRIQSTGVRLHLQMKVGADDLIQKKYDEVVLATGVSPRIPAIPGVENSKVITYADLILKSKQPGKSVVVIGAGGIGFDVSLYLTDAGHAFTKENYWKEWGIDPSITQNGGLTTKVETKSDRKVVMLKRSNSKFGSTLGKTTGWIHKTSLEDRKVEQISGVEYKKIDDRGITINTKAGERLIEADSIILCAGQEPKRDLLPELERAGIPVHLIGGADEAGELDAKRAIEQGTKLAAKL, encoded by the coding sequence ATGAATTCATTTCCGCATTTACTTTCACCACTTGACCTAGGGTTTACCACTCTCAAAAACAGAACTCTTATGGGTTCCATGCACACAGGCTTAGAGGAGGCTGAAAATGGCTACGATCGTATGGCTGCCTTTTATGGAGAGCGAGCGAAAGGAGACTGTGCTCTCATCGTTACCGGAGGGATCGCACCAAGTGAAGCCGGGCGAGTGGCAAAGGGCGGTAGTGTCATGGATACTATGGAAGAGGCCTTACACCATAGAGTCGTGACAAAGGCTGTTCACGAAGCCGGTGGTAAGATCGCCATGCAAATTTTACACACGGGAAGATATGGCTACCATGATAAGATCGTGGCTCCGTCGCCTCTCCGCGCTCCGATCAATATGTTCAAACCCCACCCATTAACGGAAGAGGAAATCATGAGGACCATAGAAGAATTCGCTACTTGTGCGAGTTTAGCAAGGGAAGCTGGTTATGATGGAGTAGAGGTAATGGGATCTGAAGGTTATCTCATCAACCAATTCATTGCGAAGCGAACGAACCAAAGAGAAGATGATTGGGGAGGTAGCTTTGAAAATCGAATTAGGTTTCCTTTGGAAATCTTAAAGGCTGTCAGAAAAAAAGTCGGCAATGACTTTATCATCATATACCGTTTGTCCATGTTAGACCTTGTGGAAGAGGGAGGTAACATAGATGAGGTGGTATACCTGGCAAAAGAGGTGGAAAAAGCGGGAGCAAGCATCATCAATACTGGGATCGGTTGGCATGAAGCAAGGATTCCAACGATAGCGATGATGGTACCTAGGGCAGCATTTACTTGGGTCACTGCCAAAGTAAAAGGCCATGTGAAAATCCCTCTTATTACATCCAACCGTATCAATACGCCCGAGTTGGCAGAAGAGATCCTCGCGAGAGGTGATGCCGATTTGGTTTCAATGGCAAGGCCTTTTCTTGCAGATCCTATGTTTGTGAAGAAAGCGAAGGAAGGTAAATCGGAAGAAATCAACACCTGCATTGCCTGTAACCAAGCCTGCCTTGACCATATCTTTGTAGGTAAAACTGCAAGTTGCCTTGTCAACCCGAGAGCCTGCCATGAAACAGAAATTGTCATCCGCCCTGCTGAGAAGAAAAAAAAGATCGCTGTTGTGGGTGCGGGACCTGGAGGTATGTCTTGTGCAACTACATTGGCCGAACGAGGGCATGAGGTAGACCTTTATGATGCCTCTAGCGAGTTAGGTGGTCAATTGAATATTGCCAGAAGGATTCCTGGAAAAGAAGAGTTCAATGAAACCATTCGATATTTCCGAAATCGTATCCAAAGCACCGGTGTTCGTTTGCATCTACAGATGAAAGTAGGAGCAGACGATTTGATCCAAAAAAAATACGATGAGGTTGTCCTGGCAACGGGTGTAAGCCCAAGGATACCTGCCATTCCAGGAGTCGAGAATTCTAAAGTCATCACTTACGCGGATCTTATTTTAAAATCAAAACAGCCAGGAAAGAGTGTTGTGGTGATCGGAGCGGGAGGCATTGGATTTGATGTGAGTTTGTATCTAACAGATGCAGGGCATGCTTTCACCAAAGAAAACTATTGGAAGGAGTGGGGGATTGATCCTAGTATTACACAAAACGGTGGTTTAACGACAAAGGTCGAAACAAAATCGGACAGAAAGGTTGTGATGCTGAAACGATCCAATAGTAAGTTTGGTTCTACTCTTGGGAAGACGACGGGTTGGATCCACAAAACATCTTTGGAAGATAGAAAGGTGGAACAAATCTCAGGTGTGGAATATAAAAAAATCGATGACCGAGGGATCACAATCAACACCAAAGCGGGCGAGCGACTCATAGAGGCAGACAGTATCATACTCTGTGCAGGCCAGGAGCCTAAACGCGATTTACTACCGGAACTTGAAAGAGCCGGGATCCCTGTGCATCTGATCGGAGGAGCCGACGAAGCAGGAGAATTGGACGCAAAACGAGCGATTGAGCAGGGAACGAAACTTGCGGCAAAGCTATAA
- the lpxB gene encoding lipid-A-disaccharide synthase produces the protein MVAKKKSLNPKLGKENVLIVTGEHSGDLLGADLMTELSSLHPELSYFGIGGERMISCGFESIEELEKLSVIGFSEAIKKYSFLKKLFYRLLDQVKERNIKFAILIDYPGFNLRLAKELKSLGIPSIFYVSPQIWAWKFKRIYFIKEQIALMLTLFRFEEEIYKQYGVNAKFVGHPITKRIPEKLKKEPNLPSDLPQMGEGHVIGLLPGSRRGEITKLIDPLLASAAELHTHFAKKKKEIVFLLPNINKALEPLLLAKISELKERSPEIKIHYLWDSSLRVMSASDLLLIASGTATLEGLFFEKPMVILYKVSLFTYLLGSLLIRSKFIGLANILSGTEVCRELTQNEAEPKYIVKEALAILENRKYRNKIIKILQETKERELGLANGAKLAAQEIAKFYESWKNQSLSDVT, from the coding sequence ATGGTAGCCAAAAAAAAATCCCTTAATCCAAAGTTAGGAAAAGAGAACGTCCTGATCGTTACGGGAGAACATTCAGGAGATCTACTTGGTGCCGACCTAATGACAGAGCTATCTTCATTGCATCCGGAATTATCCTATTTTGGAATTGGTGGTGAACGGATGATCTCTTGCGGCTTTGAGTCAATCGAAGAGCTGGAAAAGCTATCAGTCATTGGATTTTCTGAGGCAATCAAAAAGTATTCCTTTTTAAAGAAACTTTTTTATAGACTCTTAGACCAGGTCAAAGAACGGAATATCAAATTTGCGATCCTGATAGATTATCCTGGATTTAACTTAAGATTAGCAAAAGAACTGAAATCTTTGGGAATCCCCTCTATTTTTTATGTATCACCTCAAATTTGGGCCTGGAAATTCAAAAGAATTTATTTTATTAAAGAGCAAATTGCACTCATGTTAACTCTCTTTCGTTTCGAAGAAGAGATTTATAAACAGTACGGAGTGAACGCAAAATTTGTCGGCCACCCCATCACAAAGAGAATTCCTGAAAAGTTAAAGAAAGAACCAAATCTACCAAGTGATCTACCGCAGATGGGTGAAGGACATGTTATAGGACTCCTGCCTGGCTCACGGCGAGGGGAGATCACTAAATTGATAGACCCACTTTTGGCTTCAGCAGCAGAACTACATACACATTTTGCAAAGAAAAAAAAGGAGATCGTTTTCCTACTACCTAATATCAATAAGGCATTGGAACCTCTTCTTCTAGCCAAAATTTCGGAACTGAAAGAAAGATCACCCGAAATCAAAATTCATTATTTGTGGGACTCATCACTTCGAGTCATGAGTGCATCCGACTTACTTTTGATAGCCTCAGGTACTGCAACCCTGGAAGGACTTTTTTTTGAAAAACCAATGGTGATTCTTTATAAGGTTAGTTTATTTACCTACTTATTAGGCTCACTCCTCATTAGATCAAAATTTATAGGACTTGCCAATATTCTTTCTGGAACCGAAGTCTGCCGTGAGCTTACACAAAATGAAGCCGAACCAAAATATATAGTAAAGGAAGCTTTAGCAATTTTAGAAAATCGAAAGTATCGAAACAAAATTATAAAGATACTCCAAGAAACCAAAGAGAGAGAATTGGGATTGGCAAATGGAGCTAAGTTAGCAGCTCAAGAGATTGCGAAATTCTATGAATCCTGGAAGAATCAATCCCTTAGCGATGTAACCTGA
- a CDS encoding TolC family protein — MEQRSIIAMVAMVLSSLSLLAAESDKLFTLTLKDAVKYTIENNREVMRARLELAKADSDLLKFEGRYSYRAFAEAELDQKRFPFNQNNIFSGTKTQTTTYTAGIDRLFTTGTYFKLEAKSTRFDSNAFENAATTPSGFTSLGIPPLYTDTLQVTIAQDLWKNSFGSKERNMEKMIENQSEILKDQLEVQVAEKVVGSLVDYWNYAVKESSYQTFEQLLKNTKTIRDLTVRKQGLGLSESFEVNQWNALLAQVEGQMAQASAEREEAKRKLIRSLNLSETAQFGTSSPLSEELPKNLNYDEDIAYAFKNRADFKAIQRKKENAELAMKNAKQDAMPSLKAAGTYGYQAQNLEGPSSNYTNSRNGVFSYSYPVMQGSLDLSYPIADKGVKAGLRDAEIQKRQVKLEEEDLTKSVADDVRTRIDILKASFKIMENAKKTEEESRKYYAGVVRSFQQGRFNALTVKNALDTLVQDQLSLVRAKVDYNINLHRYYVAKNALFEEYGIDRNQLLPDNL; from the coding sequence ATGGAACAACGTTCAATCATTGCCATGGTAGCCATGGTTCTGTCCTCTCTTTCGCTCCTAGCCGCAGAGTCGGACAAACTCTTTACCTTAACGCTGAAAGACGCCGTTAAGTATACGATTGAGAACAACCGCGAGGTGATGCGGGCGCGATTGGAACTTGCGAAAGCGGATTCAGACCTTTTAAAATTTGAAGGACGCTACAGCTACCGTGCCTTTGCAGAAGCCGAGCTAGACCAAAAACGATTTCCTTTCAACCAGAACAATATCTTCTCAGGAACCAAAACCCAAACGACTACCTACACGGCAGGTATAGATCGTTTGTTCACCACAGGGACCTATTTCAAACTCGAGGCAAAGAGTACGCGCTTTGACTCCAACGCCTTTGAAAATGCGGCGACTACTCCTTCAGGCTTTACTTCTTTAGGGATCCCTCCTCTCTATACCGACACTCTCCAAGTTACCATTGCCCAAGACCTTTGGAAGAATAGCTTTGGTTCCAAAGAAAGAAATATGGAGAAGATGATTGAAAACCAGTCGGAAATTTTAAAAGACCAATTGGAAGTTCAGGTAGCCGAGAAAGTTGTAGGCTCTCTTGTAGACTACTGGAATTATGCTGTCAAAGAATCAAGCTACCAAACCTTTGAACAACTCCTAAAAAATACAAAGACCATCCGCGACCTAACTGTCAGAAAACAAGGATTAGGTCTCTCGGAATCCTTCGAAGTCAATCAATGGAATGCACTCCTTGCGCAAGTTGAAGGCCAAATGGCACAAGCCTCTGCCGAAAGAGAAGAAGCAAAACGTAAACTCATCCGAAGCCTAAATCTCTCTGAGACTGCGCAATTTGGAACTAGCTCTCCCCTCTCAGAAGAACTCCCCAAAAACCTGAACTATGACGAGGACATTGCGTACGCATTTAAGAACCGTGCTGATTTCAAAGCTATCCAGCGTAAGAAAGAGAATGCAGAACTTGCCATGAAAAATGCAAAACAAGATGCTATGCCAAGCCTAAAAGCGGCGGGCACTTACGGCTACCAAGCTCAGAACTTAGAAGGACCTAGCTCCAATTATACAAACTCACGAAATGGCGTTTTCTCTTATAGTTACCCTGTCATGCAGGGAAGTCTTGATTTGAGCTACCCAATCGCAGACAAAGGTGTAAAGGCTGGACTACGTGATGCCGAGATACAAAAACGCCAAGTGAAACTGGAAGAAGAGGATTTAACCAAATCGGTTGCTGATGATGTTAGGACACGTATCGACATCCTTAAAGCTTCTTTCAAGATCATGGAAAACGCGAAAAAAACGGAAGAAGAGTCCAGGAAATACTATGCTGGAGTCGTACGTTCTTTCCAACAGGGAAGATTCAATGCTTTGACTGTAAAGAACGCCTTAGACACTTTAGTGCAAGACCAGCTATCTCTCGTTAGAGCTAAGGTTGATTACAATATCAACCTACATCGATACTACGTCGCAAAGAATGCCCTCTTTGAAGAATATGGAATCGATCGCAACCAACTCTTACCTGACAATCTCTAA